From the genome of Zalophus californianus isolate mZalCal1 chromosome 6, mZalCal1.pri.v2, whole genome shotgun sequence, one region includes:
- the LOC113909547 gene encoding basic proline-rich protein-like produces MTACCLSTLRDWGHTDCPQLASPARGAGTIIEQSAVPAGASLTQRPPRAICPRLLEGHGSAAQPAVSTSPRTAWGSPGERPGESISHGDGSPNRNFLRFLASLREKPSHRPQRPLQTFLPCPGLASPLARPLCGFWRCHAPSWTWALRRGPPPSLCPPSLTPLPTPSIFWSLDLAQCPPHLPPEPGPPPPVPRPSLHSRPGL; encoded by the exons ATGACAGCATGCTGCTTGTCCACGCTGCGGGACTGGGGACACACAGACTGCCCTCAGCTCGCCTCCCCAGCTAG GGGTGCAGGGACGATCATAGAGCAGTCAGCGGTGCCAGCAGGAGCCTCCCTGACACAGAGGCCACCCCGGGCCATCTGCCCCAGGCTGCTCGAAGGACACGGGTCAGCAGCGCAGCCTGCTGTCAGCACCTCCCCCAGGACAGCCTGGGGGTCTCCTGGTGAGAGGCCTGGTGAGAGCATCTCCCACGGCGACGGCTCTCCGAACAG AAACTTCCTGAGGTTCCTGGCCAGCCTGAGAGAAAAGCCGAGCCACAGGCCCCAGAGGCCTCTCCAAaccttcctgccctgccctggcctgGCCAGCCCTCTGGCCAGACCGCTCTGTGGGTTCTGGAGATGCCATGCCCCTTCTTGGACCTGGGCCCTTCGCCGAGGACCACCACCCTCCCTGTGTCCACCTTCCCTGAcgcccctgcccaccccatccATCTTCTGGTCCTTGGACCTTGCACAGTGTCCCCCCCATTTGCCCCCAGAGCCTGGGCCACCCCCTCCAGTCCCCAGGCCCAGCCTCCACTCCCGGCCAGGGCTCTAG